Proteins co-encoded in one Phaenicophaeus curvirostris isolate KB17595 chromosome W unlocalized genomic scaffold, BPBGC_Pcur_1.0 scaffold_35, whole genome shotgun sequence genomic window:
- the LOC138733813 gene encoding acrosin-like, which yields MCILLVLVLLALCRPVQGTGDTCETCGHRPMDYDSDKSRVVGGRDAQPGTWPWIVSIQSPWQAGTGHVCGGTLIRPQWVLTAAHYFIEARNIEAWRVVAGATQLSHLGPEAQVRNIKRLLVHDQYNNISQSNDIALLELDQPVQCNIYVQLACVPQPSLKVSQLTTCYVGGWGATAEGALASNDMLQEAQVLLIDTHICNGSGWYRGAIHQHNLCAGYPQGGIDTCQGDSGGPLVCRDPRAERFWLVGVTSWGRGCARVRRSGVYVSTRHFFNWILEQTELQPAERPAPTPAEVQPAERPVPTPAETDNATPSPFPYQKLVAFFKLMRELLQYPWAGKS from the exons GACCTGCGGACACCGGCCCATGGATTACGATTCTGACAAGTCGCGTGTCGTCGGGGGCAGAGATGCCCAGCCGGGCACCTGGCCCTGGATCGTCAGCATCCAGAGCCCCTGGCAAGCCGGCACGGGGCACGTCTGCGGAGGGACCCTCATCAGACCACAGTGGGTCCTCACAGCTGCCCACTACTTCATCGAGGCCAG GAACATTGAGGCATGGCGTGTGGTGGCCGGTGCCACCCAGCTGAGTCACCTGGGTCCCGAGGCGCAAGTGCGCAACATCAAGCGGCTCCTGGTCCACGATCAGTACAATAACATCTCGCAGAGCAATGACATCGCCTTGCTGGAACTGGACCAGCCCGTCCAGTGCAACATCTACGTGCAGCTCGCCTGCGTGCCCCAGCCCTCGCTCAAAGTGTCCCAGCTGACCACCTGCTACGTGGGCGGTTGGGGTGCCACCGCCGAGGGAG CTCTAGCATCAAACGACATGCTGCAGGAGGCTCAAGTCCTCCTCATCGATACCCACATCTGCAACGGCAGCGGCTGGTACCGCGGGGCCATCCACCAGCACAACCTGTGCGCAGGATATCCGCAGGGCGGCATCGACACCTGCCAG GGAGACAGCGGCGGTCCTCTCGTCTGTCGGGATCCACGGGCTGAGCGCTTCTGGCTGGTGGGAGTGACCAGctggggcagaggctgcgcCAGAGTCCGTCGGTCGGGGGTCTACGTCTCCACTCGGCATTTCTTCAACTGGATCCTGGAACAGacggagctgcagccagcagaaagGCCTGCGCCAACCCCAGCTGAGGTGCAGCCAGCAGAAAGGCCTGTGCCAACCCCAGCTGAG ACCGACAATGCTACGCCCTCTCCGTTCCCGTACCAGAAGCTGGTGGCATTCTTTAAATTGATGCGGGAGCTCCTGCAGTACCCGTGGGCTGGAAAGTCTTGA